One genomic segment of Tindallia californiensis includes these proteins:
- a CDS encoding transposase zinc-binding domain-containing protein: MKYKCIQCGEEKTNGFTCKSRFCNSCGKRYSDEWSDKQKAKLWDVIHRHCVFTIPEEFRSYFFHHKESLKDLQDMAWEVIEETINRVNQKKIEINTIRRNAGNKKTFYGKPE; encoded by the coding sequence AATGCATCCAATGCGGCGAAGAAAAAACCAACGGGTTCACCTGCAAAAGCAGGTTCTGTAACAGTTGTGGAAAACGATACAGCGACGAATGGAGCGATAAGCAAAAAGCCAAACTATGGGACGTCATCCATCGGCACTGCGTGTTCACCATCCCCGAAGAATTTCGAAGCTACTTCTTTCACCACAAAGAAAGTTTGAAAGATTTGCAAGATATGGCTTGGGAAGTAATTGAAGAAACCATTAATCGAGTGAACCAAAAAAAAATCGAGATAAATACGATAAGAAGAAACGCCGGAAACAAAAAGACCTTTTATGGCAAACCGGAATGA
- a CDS encoding IS91 family transposase: MISVVHTFGRDLKYNPHIHALVPEIKIRGQELGKLNYFNYQSLRKIWQYKLISYMMKKKPHKKKEYSSYYKRYPKGFYVYAEGKMKNAKKSAQYIGRYLARPAMAEQRIIDISENQITYWYIDHHSKKREEVQESIESFMGKLIMHIPAKYQKLVRRYGIYAGRTPRPLGTGATCP, encoded by the coding sequence ATGATCAGCGTGGTACACACCTTTGGACGAGACCTGAAATACAACCCCCACATCCACGCCCTGGTGCCAGAAATAAAGATAAGAGGGCAAGAACTTGGAAAGCTAAATTACTTCAACTACCAGAGCCTACGAAAAATCTGGCAATACAAATTAATTAGCTACATGATGAAAAAGAAACCCCATAAAAAGAAAGAATACAGCAGCTACTACAAAAGATATCCCAAAGGATTCTACGTCTACGCCGAAGGCAAGATGAAAAACGCCAAGAAAAGCGCCCAGTACATCGGACGATACCTGGCCAGACCCGCCATGGCAGAACAGCGAATCATCGACATAAGCGAAAACCAAATTACCTATTGGTACATCGACCACCATAGTAAAAAAAGAGAAGAAGTCCAGGAAAGCATCGAGAGCTTTATGGGAAAACTCATCATGCATATCCCGGCCAAATATCAAAAGCTGGTGAGGCGTTACGGCATCTATGCAGGGCGAACACCAAGACCATTGGGAACGGGGGCAACTTGTCCTTAG